From a region of the Alnus glutinosa chromosome 1, dhAlnGlut1.1, whole genome shotgun sequence genome:
- the LOC133858249 gene encoding S-type anion channel SLAH2-like, translating to MENDIHLVSVQQDSPEVPSLIKHILSNDVAGFVDTKLTSFTKDQCQPSEPESSSPSTGGGETEPIYHHQRVPSVSISLPPSPVGVNIRKVLFSRDTIFADRIPDSSGVSGTASNKPPKQPQHHSEPIPTAAAYNEAIGGGQFSYHQSIPRLKDKRFDSFKTWSGKFERQITLPRGKSPLDAGTEDETVPNREVEKNLPVDRYFDVLEGPELDTLKALEEIGLPTDKTWPFLLRYPISSFGICLGVGSQAIMWKALANSDPEKFLHISPRVNLVLWCISIALIATVASIYLLKMIIYFEAVRREYYHPIRINFFFAPWIALLFLALGVPPSIANDLPPALWYVLMTPIFCLELKIYGQWMLGGQRRLSKVANPSNHLLVVGNFVGALLGASMGLKEGPIFFFAVGLAHYMVLFVTLYQRLPTNETLPKELHPVFFLFVAAPSVASMAWAKIQGTFDYGSRIAYFIALFLYLSLAVRLNFFRGFKFSLAWWAYTFPMTGAATATIRYSNEVRSVITQAMSVILAAAATLTVTGLLITTILHAFVLRDLFPNDMAIAISDQKPKPHRKWFHLRHGCSDSNDIEHYLKFAGSDSKDLEASLKHPS from the exons ATGGAGAACGACATACATCTGGTATCTGTACAGCAGGATTCCCCTGAAGTTCCATCTCTCATCAAGCatatattatcaaatgatgTTGCCGGCTTTGTTGATACCAAGTTGACTAGCTTCACGAAAGATCAGTGTCAACCAAGTGAACCTGAATCTTCTAGTCCATCAACTGGT GGGGGCGAAACTGAACCCATCTACCATCATCAAAGGGTGCCTTCTGTTTCTATCAGCTTGCCTCCATCTCCTGTTGGAGTGAACATCAGAAAAGTTCTCTTCAGTCGTGACACAATTTTTGCTGATAGAATTCCAGATTCTTCTGGTGTATCCGGTACTGCTAGCAACAAACCACCAAAACAGCCACAACATCATTCTGAGCCAATTCCAACAGCCGCTGCATATAATGAGGCAATTGGTGGTGGACAATTTTCCTACCACCAGAGTATTCCAAGGTTGAAGGACAAGAGATTTGATTCTTTCAAAACATGGTCCGGGAAATTTGAGAGGCAGATAACACTACCACGTGGAAAGTCGCCACTGGATGCTGGAACTGAGGATGAAACAGTGCCGAATAgagaagttgaaaaaaatttacctgTGGACCGCTACTTTGATGTCCTGGAAGGGCCAGAGCTGGACACCCTTAAG gctttagaggaaataggACTACCAACTGACAAGACATGGCCATTTCTTCTGCGTTATCCCATCTCTTCATTCGGTATCTGTCTTGGTGTTGGCAGCCAAGCAATTATGTGGAAAGCCCTGGCCAACTCTGACCCTGAAAAATTTCTTCACATAAGCCCGAGAGTAAATCTCGTTTTATGGTGTATTTCTATTGCTCTTATAGCCACTGTTGCCTCCATCTATCTTCTGAAAATGATAATCTACTTTGAAGCAGTTCGCCGTGAGTACTACCACCCTATCCGTATCAACTTCTTCTTTGCCCCATGGATAGCCCTCTTGTTCTTAGCTCTCGGAGTGCCACCTTCAATTGCTAATGACCTACCTCCAGCTCTTTGGTATGTTCTCATGACTCCAATTTTCTGTCTTGAGCTTAAGATCTATGGACAGTGGATGTTAGGAGGCCAAAGGAGGCTCTCAAAGGTTGCCAATCCTTCAAACCATCTGTTGGTTGTCGGGAATTTTGTGGGGGCATTACTGGGTGCATCAATGGGGCTAAAAGAAGGGCCTATATTCTTCTTTGCTGTTGGTTTGGCTCACTACATGGTCCTATTTGTAACTCTCTACCAGAGACTTCCAACAAATGAGACACTCCCAAAAGAGCTCCATCCAGTATTCTTTCTGTTTGTGGCAGCACCAAGCGTTGCTTCAATGGCATGGGCAAAGATCCAAGGAACATTTGACTATGGTTCACGGATAGCTTACTTCATCGCCCTCTTCCTTTATTTGTCACTG GCTGTTCGGCTTAATTTCTTCCGCGGATTCAA GTTCTCCCTGGCATGGTGGGCCTACACTTTCCCAATGACTGGTGCTGCCACAGCAACCATCAGGTACTCAAATGAAGTCAGAAGTGTAATAACACAAGCTATGTCTGTCATACTCGCCGCCGCTGCTACGCTTACAGTTACCGGTCTGCTTATAACAACCATCTTGCATGCCTTTGTTCTCCGTGACCTTTTCCCTAATGACATGGCTATTGCCATCAGTGACCAAAAGCCAAAACCACATAGGAAGTGGTTCCATCTAAGACATGGTTGCTCAGATTCCAATGATATTGAACATTACTTAAAATTCGCAGGCTCAGATAGCAAAGATTTAGAAGCCTCTCTAAAACATCCAAGCTAG
- the LOC133858250 gene encoding S-type anion channel SLAH2-like, with protein sequence MENNIHLVSVQQDSPEVPSLIKHISSNDVAGFDDTKLTSFTNDQCQPSEPESSSPSIDGGETEPIYHHQRVPSVSISLPPSPVGVNIRKVLFSRDTIFADGIPDSSGVSGTASGKPPKQPQHHSQPIPTAAAYNEAIGGGQFSYHQSIPRFKDKRFDSFKTWSGKFERQITLLRGKSPLEAGTGDETVPNREVEKHLPVDRYFDALEGPELDTLKALEEMVLPDDKTWPFLLRYPISSFGICLGVGSQAIMWKSLATSAPAKFLHISLRVNLVLWCISIALIATVASIYLLKMIIYFEAVRREYYHPIRINFFFAPWIALLFLALGVPPSVANDLPPALWYVLMTPIFCLELKIYGQWMSGGQRRLSKVANPSNHLSVVGNFVGALLGASMGLKEGPIFFFAVGLAHYMVLFVTLYQRLPTNETLPKELHPVFFLFVAAPSVASMAWAKIQGTFDYGSRIAYFIALFLYLSLAVRLNFFRGFKFSLAWWAYTFPMTGAAIATIWYSNEVRSVITQAMSVILAAAATLTVTGLLITTMLHAFVLRDLFPNDMAIAISDQKPKPHKKWFHLRHGSSDSNDIEHYLKFAGSDSKDLEASLKHPSY encoded by the exons atgGAGAACAACATACATCTGGTATCTGTACAGCAGGATTCCCCTGAAGTTCCATCTCTCATCAAGCATATATCATCAAACGATGTTGCCGGCTTTGATGACACCAAGTTGACCAGCTTCACGAATGATCAGTGTCAGCCAAGTGAACCTGAATCTTCTAGTCCATCAATTGAT GGGGGCGAAACTGAACCCATCTACCATCATCAAAGGGTGCCTTCTGTTTCTATCAGCTTGCCTCCATCTCCTGTTGGAGTGAACATCAGAAAAGTTCTTTTCAGTCGTGACACAATTTTTGCTGATGGAATTCCAGATTCTTCTGGTGTATCCGGTACTGCTAGCGGCAAACCACCAAAACAGCCCCAACATCACTCTCAGCCAATTCCAACAGCCGCTGCATATAATGAGGCAATTGGTGGTGGACAATTTTCCTACCACCAGAGTATTCCAAGGTTTAAGGACAAGAGATTTGATTCTTTCAAAACATGGTCCGGGAAATTTGAGAGGCAGATCACACTACTACGTGGAAAGTCGCCACTGGAAGCTGGAACTGGGGATGAAACAGTGCCGAATAGAGAAGTTGAAAAACATTTACCTGTGGACCGCTACTTTGATGCCCTGGAAGGGCCAGAGCTGGACACCCTTAAG gctttagaggaaatggTACTACCGGATGACAAGACATGGCCATTTCTTCTGCGTTATCCCATCTCTTCATTCGGTATCTGTCTTGGTGTTGGCAGCCAAGCAATTATGTGGAAATCCCTGGCCACCTCTGCCCCTGCAAAATTTCTTCACATAAGTCTGAGAGTAAATCTCGTTTTATGGTGTATTTCTATTGCTCTTATAGCCACTGTTGCCTCCATCTATCTTCTGAAAATGATAATCTACTTTGAAGCAGTTCGCCGTGAGTACTACCACCCTATCCGTATCAACTTCTTCTTTGCCCCATGGATAGCCCTCTTATTCTTAGCTCTCGGAGTGCCACCTTCAGTTGCTAATGACCTGCCTCCAGCTCTTTGGTATGTTCTCATGACACCAATTTTCTGTCTCGAGCTTAAGATCTATGGACAGTGGATGTCAGGAGGCCAAAGGAGGCTCTCAAAGGTTGCCAATCCTTCAAACCATCTGTCGGTTGTTGGGAATTTTGTGGGGGCATTACTGGGTGCATCAATGGGGCTAAAAGAAGGGCCCATATTCTTCTTTGCTGTTGGTTTGGCTCACTACATGGTCCTATTTGTAACTCTCTACCAGAGACTTCCAACAAATGAGACACTCCCAAAAGAGCTCCATCCAGTATTCTTTCTGTTTGTGGCAGCACCAAGCGTTGCTTCAATGGCATGGGCAAAGATCCAAGGAACATTTGACTATGGTTCACGGATAGCTTACTTCATCGCCCTCTTCCTTTATTTGTCACTG GCGGTTCGGCTTAATTTCTTCCGCGGATTCAA GTTCTCCCTGGCATGGTGGGCCTACACTTTCCCAATGACTGGTGCTGCCATAGCAACCATCTGGTACTCAAATGAAGTCAGAAGTGTAATAACACAAGCTATGTCTGTCATACTCGCCGCCGCTGCTACGCTTACAGTTACCGGGCTGCTTATAACAACCATGTTGCATGCCTTTGTTCTCCGAGACCTTTTCCCTAATGACATGGCTATTGCCATCAGTGACCAAAAGCCAAAACCACATAAGAAGTGGTTCCATCTAAGACATGGTAGCTCAGATTCCAATGATATTGAGCATTACTTAAAATTTGCAGGCTCAGATAGCAAAGATTTAGAAGCCTCTCTAAAACATCCAAGCTATTGA